A window of Cohnella herbarum contains these coding sequences:
- a CDS encoding ABC transporter permease, with translation MARGVYSGVQLKPSLRINRRKRALYTVVAIVGFLILIVSSAMVMGDNRLTTNLGNRNLQPSLSHLFGTDWLGRDMFARTVKGLTLSIGVGMLAAVCSAFIATAVGLAAALLGKTADRFFSWLIDLFLSVPHLVTLILIAFVSGGGVRGVIIGVALTHWPSLSRIIRAEVLQLRSAEFIKVSKRLGKSSWWIATRHLMPHLVPQLLIGVLLLFPHAILHEASITFLGLGLSPHQPAIGIILSEAMRYLSTGMWWLAVFPGLGLLVVVRMFDRLGDRLRTLIDPRHAND, from the coding sequence ATGGCACGCGGGGTTTATTCGGGTGTTCAATTGAAACCTTCTCTTCGGATTAATCGGCGGAAAAGAGCGTTGTATACGGTAGTAGCCATTGTGGGATTTTTGATCCTCATTGTATCGAGCGCGATGGTGATGGGGGATAACCGGTTAACTACGAATCTTGGGAATCGTAACTTACAGCCGTCGTTATCCCATCTTTTTGGGACGGATTGGCTCGGCAGAGATATGTTCGCTCGTACAGTTAAAGGTCTTACGCTTAGCATAGGTGTGGGAATGCTCGCTGCCGTTTGCAGCGCATTCATCGCGACCGCCGTCGGACTTGCGGCCGCCTTGCTTGGAAAAACCGCGGATCGTTTCTTTTCCTGGCTTATCGATCTGTTCCTGAGCGTGCCGCATCTCGTAACTCTTATTCTTATTGCCTTCGTTAGCGGAGGCGGTGTTAGAGGCGTCATTATTGGCGTTGCGCTTACGCATTGGCCAAGCTTGTCGCGAATTATTCGAGCCGAAGTGCTGCAATTGCGATCCGCTGAATTCATTAAAGTATCGAAGAGACTTGGAAAATCGAGTTGGTGGATCGCGACCAGGCATCTAATGCCGCATCTTGTCCCCCAACTGCTGATCGGGGTGTTGCTGCTATTTCCTCATGCGATATTGCATGAAGCCTCGATTACGTTTCTAGGACTTGGCTTGTCCCCGCATCAGCCTGCAATCGGCATTATTTTATCGGAAGCGATGCGTTATTTATCAACCGGCATGTGGTGGCTGGCCGTATTTCCGGGGTTAGGCCTTCTCGTTGTGGTTCGTATGTTCGATCGCCTCGGGGACAGATTGCGGACATTAATCGATCCGCGTCATGCGAACGATTAA
- a CDS encoding ABC transporter permease, translated as MLRNLSLFFGLKLIRLATLLAAVSILSFTLISISPIDPVQAFIGSDMMRVGPEQRLFISEYWGLDKSPPEQFMRWVNALLHGDLGTSMIFREPVDQVISERFINSIALMAVAWLISGLVGFTAGVVAAMKKNTWIDRLIQWYCYTLASTPTFWLGLLLLMVFAVWLGWFPVGLGVPAGVLADQVTLVDRVRHILLPAMTLSIVGIAPIALHTRQKLLEVMSSDYVLFARARGERGFGLIRRHGLRNIALPAITLQFASFSELFGGAVLAEQVFSYPGLGQATVEAGLRGDVPLLMGLVLFSTIFVFTGNTIADLLYRAIDPRVRKGRVV; from the coding sequence ATGCTGCGAAATCTAAGCCTGTTTTTCGGCTTGAAGCTGATCCGGCTAGCTACGCTTCTCGCAGCCGTCAGCATCCTTTCGTTCACGCTGATCAGCATCTCTCCTATTGATCCGGTACAAGCTTTCATCGGTTCGGACATGATGCGGGTAGGACCTGAGCAACGCTTGTTCATCTCGGAATACTGGGGACTGGACAAATCCCCGCCGGAGCAATTCATGAGATGGGTCAATGCGCTTCTGCATGGAGACTTAGGAACTTCGATGATCTTCCGTGAGCCGGTAGACCAAGTGATAAGCGAAAGGTTCATAAACTCTATCGCGTTAATGGCCGTTGCCTGGTTAATTTCCGGCTTGGTCGGATTTACGGCTGGCGTAGTTGCGGCAATGAAAAAAAACACTTGGATAGACAGGTTGATCCAATGGTATTGCTATACGCTGGCTTCTACTCCGACGTTTTGGTTAGGGTTGCTGCTGTTGATGGTTTTCGCGGTGTGGCTCGGATGGTTCCCGGTCGGGTTGGGCGTACCGGCAGGGGTGCTTGCGGATCAAGTCACTTTGGTTGACCGCGTACGGCATATTCTATTGCCTGCCATGACGCTCAGTATTGTGGGGATTGCTCCGATAGCTCTGCATACGCGCCAGAAGTTGCTGGAAGTCATGTCGAGCGATTACGTGTTGTTCGCGAGAGCGAGAGGCGAGCGAGGGTTTGGACTTATTCGAAGGCATGGTTTGCGCAACATCGCCCTTCCTGCGATCACGCTACAGTTCGCGTCGTTCAGCGAGCTATTCGGAGGCGCTGTTCTAGCGGAGCAAGTGTTCTCCTACCCGGGACTTGGACAGGCGACGGTAGAAGCGGGTCTGAGAGGGGATGTGCCTCTACTCATGGGGCTTGTTTTGTTCAGCACGATATTCGTTTTTACGGGGAACACGATCGCCGATCTACTCTATCGGGCAATTGATCCGCGCGTCCGGAAAGGTAGGGTGGTTTAA
- a CDS encoding ABC transporter substrate-binding protein has product MEKKASIVILLIIMLCSLLLAGCAADNRESDKPNKDELILAISSEPESGFDPTTGWGRYGSPLFQSTLLKRDDELKIVNDLADEYEVNKDGTQWTVKLRPNVKFSDGTPLTAEDVIFTFDTAANNGSAIDLTNLQSMEASGDDTVIFTLKEPDSTFITHLVSTGIVPKHAYGENYAEHPIGSGPYKFVQWDKGQQVIVEANPDYYGAKPFFRKLTFLFLSEDAAFAAAKAGKADVAYIPSAYSKQTVPGMRLEDIKTVDNRGIQFPYVPSGGQTDDGNPIGNDVTADIAIRKAVNTAIDRKALVEGILEGYGTPAYSANDELPWWNDQTVLKDADIDEAKKILNDAGWKDADGDGIVEKGALKAEFSMIYPSSDVLRQSLALAAADMVLPAGIRIKVEGKSWDDIGKRMHADAVLFGWGSHDPLEMYNLYSSSYRGMEYYNAGYYSNPVVDDWMSKALRATNEEEAMGYWKKSQWDGKTGLSGLGDAPWAWLVNIDHLYLVKDKLNIGKQRIQPHGHGWPIADNIEQWKWDE; this is encoded by the coding sequence ATGGAGAAAAAAGCATCGATTGTCATTTTATTAATCATTATGCTCTGTAGCCTCTTGCTCGCGGGGTGTGCCGCGGACAACCGGGAAAGCGACAAACCGAACAAAGACGAATTAATATTGGCTATAAGCTCCGAGCCGGAATCAGGGTTCGACCCGACGACAGGGTGGGGCCGTTATGGTTCACCGTTGTTCCAGAGCACGCTGCTCAAGCGCGATGACGAATTGAAGATCGTAAACGACTTGGCGGACGAATACGAGGTGAACAAAGACGGAACTCAGTGGACGGTCAAGCTGAGGCCGAACGTGAAATTTTCCGATGGGACTCCGCTTACGGCCGAAGATGTTATATTTACTTTCGATACGGCGGCAAACAACGGTTCCGCTATCGATCTGACGAATTTGCAAAGTATGGAAGCGAGCGGGGATGATACGGTTATCTTTACGTTGAAGGAGCCGGATTCCACCTTCATCACTCATCTGGTTTCTACCGGGATCGTGCCGAAGCATGCATACGGAGAAAATTACGCCGAGCATCCGATTGGTTCCGGGCCGTATAAGTTCGTGCAATGGGACAAAGGTCAGCAAGTCATCGTTGAAGCGAATCCCGACTATTACGGAGCCAAACCGTTTTTCCGGAAGCTTACTTTCTTGTTTCTAAGCGAGGATGCGGCTTTTGCGGCGGCCAAAGCCGGGAAGGCGGACGTGGCTTATATTCCGTCGGCTTACAGTAAGCAGACTGTGCCTGGTATGCGGCTTGAAGATATCAAGACGGTAGACAACCGTGGCATCCAATTTCCATATGTACCTTCAGGCGGTCAAACCGACGACGGTAACCCGATCGGGAATGACGTGACCGCCGATATTGCCATCCGTAAAGCCGTAAATACGGCCATCGATCGAAAGGCATTGGTAGAAGGAATTCTCGAAGGTTATGGCACCCCGGCTTACTCGGCTAACGATGAGCTTCCATGGTGGAACGATCAAACGGTGTTGAAGGATGCCGACATCGACGAAGCGAAAAAAATATTGAACGACGCAGGGTGGAAAGACGCGGACGGAGACGGGATCGTGGAGAAAGGGGCTTTGAAAGCCGAATTTTCTATGATCTATCCCTCTAGCGACGTGTTGAGACAGTCTCTGGCCTTAGCGGCTGCGGACATGGTTCTTCCGGCAGGCATCCGTATCAAAGTGGAAGGGAAAAGCTGGGACGACATCGGGAAAAGAATGCACGCCGATGCTGTTCTATTCGGGTGGGGAAGCCATGATCCGCTCGAGATGTACAATCTGTATAGCAGCTCCTATCGAGGAATGGAATACTACAATGCCGGTTACTATAGCAATCCAGTCGTTGACGACTGGATGAGTAAAGCATTGCGCGCAACTAATGAAGAGGAAGCAATGGGATATTGGAAGAAATCCCAATGGGACGGCAAGACGGGGCTGAGCGGTCTTGGAGACGCGCCATGGGCGTGGCTCGTCAACATCGACCACCTGTATTTGGTAAAGGATAAGCTGAACATCGGCAAGCAACGTATCCAACCGCACGGCCATGGATGGCCGATCGCGGATAACATCGAGCAATGGAAATGGGACGAATAA
- the nikR gene encoding nickel-responsive transcriptional regulator NikR gives MSEKEELIRFGVSFPEALIEQFDRYIAGQGYTNRSEAIRDLARKAILDPEQLRADEIVAGTIVLVYDHHIQDLPNFLTEAQHQFHHHIISTMHVHLNHSQCLEVIVVRGKLSGLRALHQRIQVQKGVNYAELSVTYADEQDTAPHAHVHP, from the coding sequence ATGTCTGAAAAGGAAGAATTGATTCGGTTCGGAGTCTCGTTTCCCGAAGCGCTGATCGAGCAGTTTGATCGATACATCGCGGGGCAAGGGTATACGAATCGATCTGAAGCTATTCGGGATTTGGCCAGGAAAGCGATACTCGATCCAGAGCAGCTTCGCGCGGATGAGATCGTCGCCGGTACGATCGTGTTGGTGTACGATCATCATATCCAAGACCTGCCGAACTTCTTAACCGAGGCGCAACATCAATTTCATCATCATATTATTTCGACTATGCATGTTCATTTGAATCATTCGCAGTGCTTGGAAGTGATCGTCGTTCGAGGCAAGCTGTCCGGACTTCGTGCGCTTCATCAGCGGATTCAAGTCCAAAAAGGCGTAAATTACGCCGAGCTGTCCGTGACCTATGCGGATGAACAGGACACGGCACCTCATGCTCATGTTCATCCGTAA
- a CDS encoding DUF11 domain-containing protein, producing MPFVNRFFLNDNGAITYTGNTLGLSRSNTVAVPGTVDSIGAFVTTDTTMTFGAYPAGTTSSFDLNSATAVLQIPAGSTVLYAELIWGGTYINNGVDNSAFINDDVQFTTPMATFSVSPDTDTAFQVLLSNSPPFPPAFAYVRSADVTSLVQAGGAGSYTTGSVVGTIVVPDPTSNHAGWTLAVVYHNASLPLRNLSIRVGADVIQSTSGPVTTVVNGFATPFAGALNGRALISAQEGDANKTGDQALFGPTLATLTTLSGPNNFVDNFFASQINQDDGTLDTSGTFGLRNQINGEPGTNIIGGRQGWDITNVDVSSTLLNAQTDAVFQLETNGDGYLVNSIGLQFDIATPILSIVKSTPTISAVVGDVVTYSVTIKNTGIVDATNAVFTDNIDPEATFVTGSVTVNGSPVMNVDPATGVPLGTVSPNQTIVVTFQYTVASLPNDGEITDQSFVAFDFVPTPGSPVISTFLPSNIINIPIFQPNVIVQKSGSPSPVLLGNVVTYVVNVMNAGDLPITAVLTDPLPLGSSLVANSVTVNGVSIIGVSPVVGIPLGTLSVGMSSVVTFQVHVDAVPPGGNLINQSTVDFTFTPPGHLPIQGSMLSNQVIIPVLNPIFMPIVNVVKSSNETEAIVGETITYRITVTNNSVLPIQNTLLTDSIGPGAAFVPGSVQINNIPDLNANPETGIVLGILDVGVSVIVTFQYTIVSLPTPPFIVNTANIAFNFQNSHFNQPSNPVTVEVLQPVITLLKRAGLDSVSVGQTLNYSVTVTNTGNIAANTTVRDPLNAYSSFVPGTVRIDGVLNFTDSPLTGIPIGSVLPGQSIVVSYDVLITAVPPTQFYLNQASATFTFQSPGGQIGNGNTVSNVVEVRNVSFHLVVVKSVSNSMALVGDRVTYAVSVSNTGNTSATDAVLVDLTSPGTQFVPGSATVNGAPVTGDVTQGLPLGTIAPGQSVFVTFQADIIFIPQPTGNIIDSALVSFTEAGVPSAAVSEPVTVNVTQPIVSAQKSAREPFVFVGDLVHYQTNVQNIGSFNALATWFDLLPEGSVFVANSLTLSGIPDPGVNMLTGALLGTIEANRNNMITFLLRVVSYPPTGVLFNQGRIVLDFVLPNGRPFQEFVETNPVTVPVLALPTLVKSAGVTEAQVGSSFYYTIIATNPNVTPIENVQLTDILPSGLSFIPNSVKINGATAAGFSPLTGIPLGTIPPKGTAEVRFQVNVDFEPEFQSTVNTAQITFQFVLPNGQRFPRTVISNPVIVAISEEEE from the coding sequence TTGCCCTTTGTCAACCGATTTTTCTTGAACGACAACGGTGCTATCACTTACACCGGAAACACACTAGGACTTAGCCGTTCGAATACCGTGGCCGTGCCGGGAACGGTGGATAGCATCGGCGCATTCGTAACGACTGACACCACAATGACCTTCGGAGCTTATCCCGCAGGAACGACAAGTTCCTTCGATCTGAACAGCGCAACCGCCGTACTCCAAATACCGGCGGGAAGTACCGTCTTGTACGCGGAATTAATCTGGGGCGGGACGTACATCAACAACGGGGTGGATAACAGCGCTTTTATTAACGATGACGTGCAATTTACGACGCCAATGGCTACGTTTTCGGTTTCTCCCGATACGGACACCGCATTCCAGGTCCTTCTTTCGAACTCGCCTCCCTTCCCGCCTGCTTTCGCCTACGTACGATCGGCCGATGTAACCTCGCTTGTTCAGGCAGGCGGTGCGGGAAGTTACACGACCGGTAGCGTTGTAGGAACGATCGTCGTCCCCGATCCGACTTCCAATCATGCCGGTTGGACTTTAGCGGTCGTATACCACAATGCCTCCTTACCGCTTCGCAACTTGTCGATCAGGGTCGGGGCGGACGTCATCCAATCTACATCCGGGCCGGTGACCACAGTCGTCAACGGATTCGCTACTCCTTTCGCAGGTGCGTTAAACGGAAGGGCGCTTATTAGCGCTCAAGAAGGGGATGCCAATAAGACTGGCGATCAAGCCTTATTCGGTCCTACGCTTGCAACCTTAACGACGCTGTCCGGACCCAATAACTTTGTAGACAACTTTTTCGCTTCGCAAATTAACCAAGACGACGGAACATTGGATACGTCGGGAACTTTCGGACTCCGTAATCAGATCAATGGAGAACCCGGTACTAATATTATCGGAGGACGCCAGGGCTGGGATATTACGAACGTCGACGTCAGCTCGACTTTGTTGAATGCGCAAACCGATGCGGTATTCCAGCTAGAGACCAACGGGGATGGTTACCTTGTGAACAGTATCGGCTTACAGTTCGATATAGCCACTCCTATTCTAAGCATCGTAAAATCCACTCCCACCATCAGCGCGGTTGTCGGAGATGTCGTTACTTATTCGGTTACGATCAAAAATACGGGAATTGTGGATGCGACGAATGCCGTATTTACGGATAATATCGATCCGGAGGCCACTTTCGTCACCGGCAGCGTTACGGTGAACGGCTCTCCGGTGATGAATGTGGATCCCGCAACGGGTGTGCCGTTAGGAACGGTTTCACCAAATCAGACCATAGTCGTAACTTTTCAATACACGGTGGCAAGCTTACCGAACGACGGCGAGATTACAGACCAGTCATTCGTCGCATTCGACTTCGTCCCGACTCCCGGAAGCCCTGTCATCTCTACGTTCTTGCCATCCAATATCATCAATATACCGATCTTCCAGCCCAACGTAATCGTTCAGAAATCCGGATCGCCCAGCCCGGTTCTGCTTGGTAACGTGGTGACTTATGTCGTCAACGTCATGAATGCAGGCGATTTACCGATTACAGCGGTATTAACAGATCCTTTGCCCCTCGGTTCGAGCTTAGTGGCTAATAGCGTTACGGTAAACGGAGTTAGTATAATAGGCGTCAGTCCTGTCGTAGGCATCCCGCTAGGTACGCTCTCCGTTGGAATGTCATCCGTCGTAACGTTTCAAGTTCATGTCGATGCCGTTCCTCCGGGCGGGAACTTAATTAACCAATCTACGGTCGACTTTACGTTCACTCCTCCCGGTCACCTTCCGATCCAAGGTTCTATGCTCTCTAATCAAGTGATAATACCGGTTCTTAATCCAATTTTTATGCCGATCGTAAACGTCGTAAAATCATCGAACGAGACCGAGGCTATCGTAGGCGAGACGATTACGTACAGGATTACCGTAACGAATAACAGCGTATTGCCGATCCAAAACACGTTATTAACGGATTCGATCGGACCCGGCGCCGCATTCGTTCCCGGCAGCGTTCAGATCAACAACATTCCGGATCTAAATGCTAATCCGGAGACGGGAATCGTGTTGGGCATTTTAGACGTTGGCGTATCCGTCATCGTTACTTTCCAGTATACGATCGTATCGCTCCCCACTCCTCCATTCATCGTGAACACGGCCAATATCGCCTTCAATTTTCAGAATTCGCATTTTAACCAACCCTCTAATCCAGTAACTGTCGAAGTGCTACAGCCGGTTATAACACTTCTTAAACGGGCAGGCTTGGATTCCGTCAGCGTCGGTCAAACTCTCAATTATTCGGTTACCGTTACGAACACCGGAAACATCGCGGCGAATACTACCGTTAGGGATCCATTGAACGCTTACAGCAGCTTCGTCCCAGGTACCGTAAGAATCGATGGCGTGTTGAATTTTACCGATTCTCCCCTGACCGGCATCCCGATCGGTTCCGTCTTACCGGGGCAATCGATCGTCGTCTCATACGACGTCTTAATAACGGCAGTACCTCCGACACAGTTTTATTTGAATCAAGCTAGCGCGACTTTCACTTTCCAATCTCCCGGCGGTCAGATCGGAAACGGCAATACCGTCTCCAACGTGGTGGAAGTTCGCAATGTTTCATTTCATCTCGTAGTCGTCAAATCGGTTTCGAATAGTATGGCTCTAGTCGGAGATCGAGTGACTTATGCTGTATCCGTATCGAATACCGGCAATACGAGTGCCACGGACGCAGTGCTCGTCGATCTTACGAGCCCCGGGACCCAATTTGTCCCCGGCAGCGCGACCGTTAACGGCGCACCCGTGACCGGAGACGTAACGCAAGGCTTGCCGCTAGGCACGATTGCCCCCGGTCAAAGCGTCTTCGTCACGTTCCAAGCAGACATTATATTTATCCCTCAACCAACCGGTAACATCATCGATTCGGCTTTAGTCAGCTTTACCGAGGCTGGCGTGCCGAGTGCCGCGGTTTCCGAGCCGGTGACCGTGAACGTAACACAACCGATCGTATCTGCGCAGAAGTCAGCTAGAGAACCGTTCGTATTCGTGGGAGATCTGGTTCATTATCAGACGAACGTGCAGAATATCGGGAGTTTCAACGCTTTGGCCACATGGTTCGATCTGCTTCCGGAAGGTTCCGTGTTCGTAGCTAACAGCTTAACGTTAAGTGGAATCCCGGATCCTGGCGTTAATATGCTGACGGGCGCCTTATTAGGTACGATTGAAGCGAACAGAAACAACATGATTACATTTTTATTGAGAGTCGTATCCTATCCACCGACAGGCGTCTTATTTAATCAAGGTAGAATCGTTCTTGATTTCGTTTTACCGAACGGTCGACCCTTCCAGGAATTCGTAGAGACGAATCCGGTGACGGTGCCCGTATTGGCTTTGCCGACGCTTGTCAAATCGGCCGGAGTCACCGAAGCGCAAGTCGGAAGCAGCTTTTACTATACGATCATTGCTACGAATCCGAATGTAACGCCGATCGAAAATGTCCAACTAACCGATATACTCCCGTCGGGGCTCTCCTTCATCCCGAATAGCGTTAAAATAAACGGAGCGACGGCAGCTGGGTTTTCTCCTTTAACGGGTATTCCGCTTGGCACTATCCCGCCTAAAGGAACAGCGGAAGTTCGCTTTCAAGTAAACGTCGATTTCGAACCAGAGTTTCAATCAACCGTCAATACCGCTCAGATTACATTCCAATTCGTACTGCCTAACGGGCAAAGATTTCCGCGAACGGTCATTTCCAACCCCGTCATTGTCGCGATCTCCGAAGAAGAAGAATGA
- a CDS encoding YnfA family protein: MFLSIVLFVIAGLAEIGGGYLVWLWLRESKSYWYGIVGSLILIAYGVIPTLQNFPSFGRVYAAYGGIFVVLAVLWGWLVDKKAPDMYDWIGAFVCIVGVSIMLWAPRS; this comes from the coding sequence TTGTTTTTATCTATTGTTCTATTCGTTATCGCGGGACTGGCCGAAATCGGCGGAGGTTACTTGGTTTGGCTCTGGCTGCGAGAGTCCAAGTCTTACTGGTACGGTATAGTCGGAAGTCTTATTCTGATCGCATACGGGGTTATCCCGACGTTACAGAACTTCCCGTCGTTTGGACGAGTCTATGCAGCTTACGGGGGTATTTTCGTCGTTCTCGCCGTTCTTTGGGGATGGCTCGTCGATAAGAAGGCACCGGATATGTACGACTGGATCGGAGCGTTCGTGTGTATCGTTGGAGTTTCCATCATGTTATGGGCGCCCAGAAGTTGA
- the asd gene encoding aspartate-semialdehyde dehydrogenase has translation MTQKLKVGIVGGTGMVGQRFVQLLDQHPWFTVTTIAASAGSAGKTYEEAVRGRWKLTGSIPDGVKNIIVLDASKVEEVSAEVDFIFCAVDMKKDEIKALEEAYARTGTPVVSNNSAHRWTPDVPMVIPEINPGHLEVIAAQRKRLGTSTGFIAVKPNCSIQSYVPMLHALLEFKPTKIVASTYQAISGAGKNFTDWPEMLDNVIPYIGGEEEKSEQEPLRIWGSIVNDEIVKANAPLITTQCIRVPVLDGHMATVFASFENKPSKEEILARWSQYKGRPQELGLPSAPKQFITYFEEENRPQTQLDRDIERGMGISAGRLREDTLFDYKFVGLSHNTLRGAAGGAVLIAELLKAEGYIQPK, from the coding sequence ATGACACAAAAATTGAAAGTCGGTATTGTCGGAGGAACGGGCATGGTCGGCCAACGGTTCGTTCAATTGCTCGACCAGCATCCTTGGTTTACGGTGACTACCATCGCGGCCAGCGCCGGTTCGGCAGGGAAAACATATGAAGAAGCGGTTCGAGGCAGATGGAAACTGACCGGATCGATTCCCGACGGAGTTAAAAATATTATCGTTCTGGATGCTTCGAAAGTGGAGGAAGTTTCCGCCGAAGTCGACTTTATATTTTGCGCGGTGGATATGAAGAAGGATGAAATCAAAGCGTTGGAGGAGGCGTATGCCAGAACGGGCACTCCCGTCGTCTCCAATAATTCGGCTCACCGTTGGACGCCGGACGTTCCGATGGTCATTCCGGAAATCAACCCCGGCCATCTTGAAGTCATTGCGGCTCAGAGAAAACGTCTCGGAACTTCGACCGGATTTATCGCCGTGAAGCCCAACTGTTCCATTCAAAGCTATGTTCCTATGCTTCACGCTTTGCTTGAATTCAAACCGACTAAGATCGTTGCTTCTACGTACCAGGCGATATCCGGAGCGGGCAAGAACTTTACCGATTGGCCGGAAATGCTGGATAACGTCATTCCTTACATCGGCGGGGAAGAAGAGAAGAGCGAGCAGGAGCCGTTGCGCATCTGGGGCAGCATCGTAAACGATGAAATCGTTAAAGCGAACGCGCCGCTCATTACAACCCAGTGCATTCGCGTTCCCGTGCTCGATGGACATATGGCTACCGTGTTCGCTTCGTTCGAGAACAAACCATCGAAGGAAGAGATTCTTGCCCGTTGGTCCCAATACAAAGGACGTCCGCAGGAGTTAGGCTTACCTAGCGCGCCGAAGCAGTTCATCACTTATTTCGAGGAAGAAAACAGACCGCAAACCCAGCTTGATCGCGATATCGAACGCGGCATGGGGATTTCGGCGGGAAGATTGCGCGAGGATACGTTGTTCGATTATAAATTCGTCGGACTCTCGCACAATACGTTACGCGGCGCGGCAGGCGGCGCGGTTCTGATCGCCGAATTGCTTAAAGCGGAAGGTTATATTCAGCCGAAGTAA
- a CDS encoding DinB family protein, producing MYKHIEDFVAAWQFETAATLRTLELLTDESLSRQITDGHRTLGRIAWHLTQTLHEMPSRTGLSFVGPGEEEAVPTSAAEIAAVYKRTSQAMLDAVQSQWTDANLLETSDMYGDQWPNGVTLDALVKHEIHHRGQMTVLMRQAGLRVPDLYGPTKEQWAEFGAPAPAI from the coding sequence ATGTATAAACATATCGAGGATTTTGTCGCAGCTTGGCAGTTTGAAACGGCTGCAACGTTAAGAACGTTGGAGCTGCTAACGGATGAATCGCTAAGCCGGCAAATAACGGACGGCCATCGTACACTCGGACGCATTGCGTGGCATTTGACGCAGACTTTGCACGAAATGCCATCGAGAACCGGGTTGTCTTTCGTTGGCCCGGGCGAAGAGGAAGCGGTGCCGACATCCGCAGCGGAAATTGCGGCAGTCTATAAGCGGACTTCGCAAGCCATGCTTGATGCCGTTCAATCCCAATGGACAGACGCTAATCTGCTAGAAACGAGCGATATGTACGGCGATCAGTGGCCCAACGGAGTGACGCTGGACGCTCTCGTGAAACATGAAATTCACCATCGCGGTCAAATGACGGTACTCATGCGTCAAGCCGGACTCCGAGTGCCGGATTTATACGGCCCGACGAAAGAGCAGTGGGCAGAGTTTGGCGCTCCGGCACCGGCTATCTAG
- a CDS encoding DUF1801 domain-containing protein: MNQEVTDFIDALNEPWQKEMSAKLRDVVFQAIPDVNERIQYKKPHFLKNGKYAAVISTSKDAVSFTIFNAAALSVPDSLFEGPPERKTMKLRKGDTFESGQLVSWLSQSSSSL, from the coding sequence ATGAACCAGGAAGTTACCGATTTTATCGATGCGTTAAATGAACCATGGCAGAAGGAAATGTCCGCCAAATTACGCGACGTTGTTTTCCAAGCAATACCTGATGTTAACGAACGTATTCAATATAAGAAACCCCATTTTTTGAAAAACGGAAAATACGCCGCCGTCATCTCGACTTCGAAAGACGCTGTTAGCTTTACGATCTTTAATGCAGCCGCGCTGAGCGTGCCGGATAGCTTGTTCGAAGGTCCCCCGGAACGAAAAACGATGAAATTGCGCAAAGGGGATACGTTTGAATCCGGACAATTGGTGTCATGGTTGAGCCAATCCTCAAGCTCGCTTTAA
- a CDS encoding YciI family protein — MRFMLIVKATGYSEAGVKFSREYDDARRAFKKVLAKAGILLAEEQCQPSSSGIRICYPSNGGEPEIKSGPFAIDQELIAEYTLIDVGTETEAMDWALRMPVPPGFGAFEIELRKLNDETDSIRDPRALALEADLEDQINMLQNIPEGEFKL; from the coding sequence ATGCGATTTATGTTGATCGTCAAAGCGACGGGATATTCCGAGGCGGGGGTAAAATTCAGCCGGGAATATGACGATGCCAGAAGAGCGTTTAAGAAAGTTTTGGCCAAAGCCGGCATATTGCTTGCGGAGGAACAATGTCAGCCAAGCTCCAGCGGGATCCGGATATGTTATCCGTCGAATGGCGGAGAGCCCGAGATCAAGTCCGGTCCTTTTGCAATAGATCAAGAGCTTATAGCGGAATATACACTGATCGACGTCGGGACGGAAACCGAAGCTATGGATTGGGCGCTTAGGATGCCGGTACCGCCAGGATTCGGTGCATTCGAAATCGAGCTGCGGAAACTTAACGATGAAACGGACTCGATACGCGATCCTAGAGCTTTGGCTCTGGAAGCCGATTTAGAAGATCAAATCAATATGTTACAAAACATACCCGAAGGAGAGTTCAAACTATGA